Part of the Thiomicrospira sp. R3 genome is shown below.
CGCGCCCTAGCTTGGCTTTTGAGAGCGCGATTAAGATTATTTTGGGCTTAGGTAGCGGGTGACGCGAAAAAACGTCGTGCGGGGCTTTAAAACCTTTTTGCTACGGCTTCGCCTAACTGGGGCTACGCCCCAGCCCCCTAAAACCCCGACAACTTGTCAAGCTCTGTGACGCGCAATTGGGCTTTTTTCTTGGCTTCGTTAAGGGTTCTTAACTCTTTTTTAGCTTGCGTTACACTGTAATTAAGGGTTTCTAACTCTTTTTTGACTTGCTCTACACGGTCACCTATCTCCTGCTCTGTACTCTTCGCTTCGGCCACCTGCCCTTGCATGCGGTCGAGGTCGGCCTTTATCACGCGCACTTGCGCTTTTTCAGCGGACACTTTTGAGGTATGACGGTAAACCGCCAGCAGAGGTGCGGCGAGGATGAAGCTTGGCTTGACGAAATAGGCACGCAGGCTTATGGCGAATGGGTTAAAAAAAAGAATGGTGTATAATCGCAGGTCTGGGTATTAGTGAAATAGTGCGCCCAAAAGGCTTTTGGCGGTAGTCGCCGGAAGCAGGAGACCACACCTGTTTTGATGTGGCCTTCAGGAGAAGATTATGAGAGCACTCGCAATGCTAATTCTCATAACCCTTGTGATCTTATTGTACTCACCGCAAGCTTTTTAGCAAGCGTTTGAGCTTTAGGGTTTAACAAGGTGGCGGTCTTTATGGCCGCCCTCCATCTAACTCAAGCTTTTTCTGCTCATCTTTAAAAAACTGATTCATATCTGTTCTCGTTTTAAACTTTTTTATAATGTGGTCTTCAAATCTCATTGTGATAGCATCTAAAACATCAACGCCTTCGAAGCGGAAGTAAAGCAAAATATATTCACCTTGAATATTTTTATAGGCTTTGTACTCTGACCCAATAGGTGATTTTCTCTCCATGTTTGCAATAAGGTTTTCTTCTTCATTTGTCAATTTCCGCTTGTAACCCATTACAACCCCTGTTTAACTCAAATTAAGTTGTTGTTGCTGCTTCTTCACGATTTTGAAGTCTAGTCGGTTAAACGCTCGTCCTTTCTTTTTCATGCCAACCGTTACCGTGTAATCAGTCTTTTCTTCGATTTCAGCGATTGAGTTTTCAATTACACGTCTGACGTTAATAAATCGATAACTTTCGGGTATGCAAAGGCGCTCTCTAAATTCTTCAACGCTCAAAATTAATACAGGCTCTCGTTGTGATTTAACGCTCATGCACATTTCATAAATCCGCCAGGTGTACTCACTTTTGAACTTGAGAACATCTTCAAGAAAATACTGCGTGAACTGCTGTCTTAAATTGATCAAGTGCGGCAAAAATTCGGGATGAAAGCTTGCTTTCACTGTGCCAGCGCCATCTTCGTATTCCGCTTTAAACATGAGCGGTCGTTTTACGCGCTTCGTACCTTCGCGTGTCTCGATAATCTTTGTTTGCAGCGCGTCTACGGTCTTTTCTAAGTCGCGGTAGGCGATCTTTTTTGAAATACCCGTCGCTTCTGCATACTCAAGCGCCGTGAGCGTTATGTCTATCGTCTGGTAGATGTTTAGCTTCATACCGTTGGGGTTTAGCTTGCTGATCATCAGTTCGACAACGCGCAGTTCTACAAGCTTAAAGGGGTTCTTCGCCCTTGCTAGAAAGTTACTTTTAACAATCCGGTTATCTACCAGTTCATGCCTGATGTCCTGCTCAACTTCTTCATGCCTTTGCGTTGTCGCTTTAAGCATGTTTTTTTCAACGATTTGTTGCGCCGTAAGCTTTTTCATTTTTGCGCCCTCGACCTATGTGAGAAAAGAATACATAAACTTCTCTTTAATGTAAAAGAGAAGTTTATGTATTCTTTTCTCTTTATTACCATCAAAACTTCTCACTTACCATCAAAACTTCTCTTTAATACCATCAAAATTTCTCCTTTAACCATCAAAAAGTGGTTTTTAACTTTGTAACCCATTGATTTTAAAAGGTAAAAAAGCCCTGAAAACAAGAGAAAACAATGAAAATAAGGAAAACCTCGGTTTTTTTGGGCTTTTCAAGCCCGCTAGGAAGCCGCTTTGCGGCTTTAAAGAAAGGGGAACTCTCCCCTTTTGAAACCCCCTGCGTTCGCTACGCTCTCTTAGGCTTAGGCTTCGCCTTGCGCTAAAGGCGTGCCTTCGGCACTTCATGGCGCTATCGCGCCCTAGCTTGGCTTTTGAGAGCGCGATTAAGATTATTTTGGGCTTAGGTAGCGGGTGACGCGAAAAAACGTCGTGCGGGGCTTTAAAACCTTTTTGCTACGGCTTCGCCTAACTGGGGCTACGCCCAGCCCCTAAAACCCCGACAACTTGTCAAGCTCTGTGACGCGCAATTGGGCTTTTTTCTTGGCTTCGTTAAGGGTTCTTAACTCTTTTTAGCTTGCGTTACACTGTAATTAAGGGTTTCTAACTCTTTTTTGACTTGCTCTACACGGTCACCTATCTCCTGCTCTGTACTCTTCGCTTCGGCCACCTGCCCTTGCATGCGGTCGAGGTCGGCCTTTATCACGCGCACTTGCGCTTTTTCAGCGGACACTTTTGAGGTATGACGGTAAACCGCCAGCAGAGGTGCGGCGAGGATGAAGAGCGCAAGTGCGATAGCGAGCGCCGATCTCAGAAAGTACGCGACTTCGAAAACGGGGCTTGTCCGGTAGCCAGCCGCATAAGCCTCCACTCCCGCCTCTGCGGCGGCGTAGTCACAGAAAGCGATCGCTAAAATACCGAGATCGTGAAACTTGTTACAGTGTAATAACATCGCCACATCGCGGCTTTTTTGTGCGATTAGACTCTCTGCTTGATCTGCGATCTGCGCCTCAAGCCCTTCTATGTGCTTCTGTAGCGACTTTACATCGTACGGGCACTTATCCCCGCACCCGCTTAAAAAAATCGTTATGGCGGTATATAGAATTGCGATTTTTAGTGCTTTCATGAGCGAACCCCAGCCATTTTTGCGACGGCTTGCGACACTTTGACCGTGACTCCGGTAACTCCCGTATCGTTGATGGCTTTTTTGATCATCCTTTCCAGTGCTGGAGTGGGTACAAGGTAGGCGACTGTATTGACTTCTCCCGCATCAATCGCTTCAGCCGCGGCGTATAGCGCGTCATGCAGTGCCGTGCGTGTCTTTGGTGTCATTTCAACCTCAATGCCAAGCCTGCTTTCGGGGCTCTCAATGACACAGTCAAAAACTTTGCCGCGACTTCCGTCGCGGTACTCCCACTCGCTGGCGTACTTCGTGTAACCCTGACTTTTCATCATAAAAATAGCCGCGGCTTGGGCAGTCAGATCATGGCGCTTTGCGGCGCTGGTAGTGAGCGCACTCGTTTCTGTGAATGGCTTAGTGAATTTGCGTTGTGGCTGAGCCATCGAAAGCTTAAAAAGTCCGTCGGCTTTTAGCACGTATCCCACCCGAGATACATCCGTGGCGAGGGTAAAGCTTCGGATGTACCGCCCGTCCCAGCGACGCAGTGCGGCGCGGATCGCGGCGGCTTCCCCCTCTCTGTGCCTGAGTTACTTAGTAGGTTTACTAGGATCTGCTGGCTGGCATAGCGCCATCGGTAAAGCCAGTCGAGGATGGCCAAAAGCCGTAGCTCTCCCTTTTTGTTACCATGCGATTCTTTGGAAAGCTCGTGCAAAAAAGCGGGTGGAAAAGTCTTTATCTTCATCTGTGCATCCTTATTTAGGGGTAATCAGGAGGGTGCTCGGGTGCGAGTACCCTTACCTACTAGGTAAAGGAATACCGAAAATTTAAGGCCTTCGACCTACCCGCTAGGGCGGGCAGGCCTGCGCGGTTCGGCTGGACGCCGCTCCTTGCAAAGAGCCTTCAGCCCCGCTAGCGCGGGACTTGCGCAGGTTTCCCTGGACGGGAAAACCCTTGCCCTCCACCTCGCTGGGGCGAGGTTGCGCAGTGTGTACGCTGGACGCTCCCACCCTTTGCCCGCCGTCGTCTGCTGTCGCCGCCCAACCGCCTTTTCCGGACTCGCATGTGCATGCTCGGTCGCTCCGCGACTGCTGTACGCATCCGAAAACGCAGTTGGTCGGCGCCTAGGGCGCGACGGCGGCTGGGGCGTCGCGTGGGCGCTCCTACCTCTCGCACACCCATCGGTCGCGTGGGCGCTCCCTCAGTCACTGCGCGCTGGGGCGCTTGTGGTGCTCACAACTCCGACCGCTAGGGCGGTCTGCGCGCTAGGGCTTGCCAGGCGCACGCTAGGGCGTGCTTGCTTCGCGGCTGGACGCCGCTGCGCGCTGACGCTTGCAAAGCGCCAAGCAGGAGCCAAAGCTTGTTACCGTAAAATCGTTTCCTGAAGGACAATCCGCGCATGCGCGGAAAAAAACCTCAACTATTCCGACACCACATACCAACGACCCCTGATTCAAAGGTCCGAGACCCCCTGTGCCAACTTTTTAATTTCACTCTAAATTCCAAAAAACCCTTTACATATTAAGTTGTAACGATTAGCATAAACCTATGTTACACGGTAATGGATAAGGGGGTTTGACATGAAAGACGAGCACGACACGGTAACGAAAGAATTAAAAATCAAGCCAACGGCAAAAACCAATGCACAGCGCCAGCGCGAATATCGGGAGCGCGCACGCAAAGAGTTGTCACGCATCGATATGCGCATCGACTTTAGCGCAAACCGAGAACTTGAGGATATGGCGAAGTATTACACTGTAACGAAAAAGGAAATGCTTGAAAAGCTAATCAAACAGGCGCATGAAGCTTGGCTTGACGAAATAGGCACGCAGGCTTATGGCGAATGGGTGAGGAAAAAGAATGGGGTTTAATATATGTATTTTATGTGTATAATTAAATTATGAATATAGAATATGATGAGCGAAAAGCTCAAACCAACGTTCAAAAACATGGCGTTTCTTTTGAAGAAGCGCAAACGGCTTTGTATGATCCGTTTGCGCTTGTGTTGGAGGATGGGGAAACGATTGATGAAGAGCGGTTTTTACTTGTCGGTAGAAGTGAAAAAAGCCGTGTTTTGCTTGTCGTTTATGCTTATCGGCAAGAAGATATTATTCGAATTATTTCGGCAAGAAAAGCGACAAATAGGGAGAAGGTGGAATATGAAAAAGGAATATGATTTTAGCAATGCAAAACGGGCAACCGAGGTGCCACATCTAAATAAGTTACGTGCTGAAAGCCAAAAAAAACGCATCACAATCTATCTTGATGAGGATATTGTTTCGGGCTTTAAGTTAAAGGCTTTGGAGGTTGGAACTGGGTATCAAACTGAAATCAATCGAGT
Proteins encoded:
- a CDS encoding BrnA antitoxin family protein, which gives rise to MKKEYDFSNAKRATEVPHLNKLRAESQKKRITIYLDEDIVSGFKLKALEVGTGYQTEINRVLKQYLRSGGASLEEVVRMAVREELAHAKS
- a CDS encoding BrnT family toxin; its protein translation is MNIEYDERKAQTNVQKHGVSFEEAQTALYDPFALVLEDGETIDEERFLLVGRSEKSRVLLVVYAYRQEDIIRIISARKATNREKVEYEKGI
- a CDS encoding replication initiation protein; translation: MKKLTAQQIVEKNMLKATTQRHEEVEQDIRHELVDNRIVKSNFLARAKNPFKLVELRVVELMISKLNPNGMKLNIYQTIDITLTALEYAEATGISKKIAYRDLEKTVDALQTKIIETREGTKRVKRPLMFKAEYEDGAGTVKASFHPEFLPHLINLRQQFTQYFLEDVLKFKSEYTWRIYEMCMSVKSQREPVLILSVEEFRERLCIPESYRFINVRRVIENSIAEIEEKTDYTVTVGMKKKGRAFNRLDFKIVKKQQQQLNLS